One segment of Primulina tabacum isolate GXHZ01 chromosome 6, ASM2559414v2, whole genome shotgun sequence DNA contains the following:
- the LOC142549878 gene encoding glucose-6-phosphate 1-dehydrogenase, cytoplasmic isoform-like yields the protein MAGEWHCEKRTLSKYESFPRENESVLESGCLSIIVLGASGDLAKKKTFPALFNLYRQGFLQSNEVHIFGYARTKISDEELRDRIQGYLPGGKERTEDVSNFLQLIKYVSGTYDAPEGFQVLDIAISEHEISKNSTDGSSRRLFYLALPPSVYPPVCKMIKKYAMNKSHLGGWTRIVVEKPFGKDLASAEELSSQIGELFEESQIYRIDHYLGKELVQNLLVLRFANRFFLPLWNRDNIANVQIVFREDFGTEGRGGYFDQYGIIRDIIQNHLLQVLCLVAMEKPVSTKPEHIRDEKVKVLQSVVPIKDEEVVLGQYEGYKDDPTVPDNSNTPTFASVILRIHNERWEGVPFILKAGKALNSRKAEIRVQFKDVPGDIFKCQKQGRNEFVIRLQPSEAIYMKLTVKQPGLEMSTAQSELDLSYSQRYQGVVIPEAYERLILDTIKGDQQHFVRRDELKAAWEIFTPLLHRVDDGEIKSLPYKPGSRGPAEADKLLEKAGYVQTHGYIWIPPTL from the exons ATGGCCGGTGAGTGGCACTGTGAAAAAAGAACTCTTTCTAAGTATGAATCTTTTCCGAGAGAGAATGAGAGTGTGCTCGAGAGTGGATGCCTCTCAATCATCGTTCTGGGTGCTTCTGGTGATCTTGCGAAAAAAAAGACATTTCCTGCACTCTTTAACCTTTACCGGCAG GGATTTTTGCAATCAAATGAAGTTCACATTTTTGGCTATGCAAGGACCAAGATTTCTGATGAAGAATTGAGAGATCGAATTCAAGG ATATCTTCCTGGAGGCAAAGAAAGAACAGAAGATGTTTCAAACTTTCTGCAGTTG ATTAAATATGTGAGTGGCACTTATGATGCTCCAGAAGGCTTTCAAGTGTTAGATATAGCTATATCTGAGCACGAAATATCAAAAAACAGTACGGATGGATCATCTAGGAGGCTTTTCTATCTTGCACTTCCTCCATCTGTGTATCCACCAGTCTGTAAAATGATCAAGAAGTATGCCATGAATAAAT CTCATCTTGGCGGATGGACTCGTATAGTTGTTGAGAAACCATTTGGAAAGGATTTGGCATCAGCTGAGGAACTGAGCTCACAGATTGGAGAATTATTCGAGGAATCACAAATTTATCGTATTGATCATTATTTGGGAAAGGAATTGGTGCAAAATTTG CTGGTACTTCGTTTTGCGAATCGTTTCTTTTTACCTCTTTGGAATCGCGACAACATTGCCAATGTTCAG ATAGTGTTTAGAGAAGATTTCGGAACTGAGGGTCGTGGTGGATATTTTGATCAGTACGG CATTATCCGTGACATTATTCAGAACCACCTATTGCAG GTTCTTTGCCTTGTTGCCATGGAGAAACCTGTTTCCACAAAGCCTGAGCATATCCGAGATGAGAAAGTGAAG GTTCTTCAATCTGTTGTTCCGATCAAAGATGAAGAGGTGGTGCTTGGACAATATGAAGGCTATAAGGATGATCCAACGGTTCCAGACAACTCAAATACTCCTACTTTTGCTTCAGTCATTCTACGTATTCACAATGAACGATGGGAAG GTGTGCCCTTTATACTAAAGGCGGGGAAAGCTTTAAATTCAAGAAAAGCGGAGATACGGGTTCAGTTCAAGGACGTTCCAGGGGACATATTTAAAT gtcaaaagcaaggaaggaaTGAATTTGTAATTCGCTTACAACCTTCCGAGGCCATATACATGAAACTAACT GTGAAGCAGCCCGGGTTGGAAATGTCCACTGCTCAGAGCGAATTAGATTTGTCCTATAGCCAACGGTACCAAGGGGTTGTCATTCCCGAGGCTTATGAACGTCTGATACTCGACAC AATTAAAGGGGATCAACAGCATTTTGTCCGCAGAGATGAGCTGAAG GCTGCTTGGGAGATTTTTACGCCACTTCTGCATCGAGTAGATGATGGAGAGATCAAGTCACTTCCATACAAGCCCGGGAGCAGAGGCCCTGCAGAAGCAGACAAGCTGCTAGAAAAGGCAGGCTACGTGCAAACACATGGCTATATATGGATTCCCCCAACCTTGTAA